Proteins encoded by one window of uncultured Bacteroides sp.:
- a CDS encoding SAM-dependent methyltransferase, with protein sequence MEVALYLLPVTLGETSIESVLPAYNKEITIQIKHFIVEDIRSARRFLKKVDREIDIDSLTFYPLNKHTSPEEISGYLKPLIAGLPMGVISEAGCPAVADPGADVVAMAQRKSLKVIPLVGPSSIILSVMASGFNGQSFAFHGYLPIDPSERVKTIKHLEQRIYNENQTQLFIETPYRNNKMAEDILHNCRPQTKLCIAANITCEGEFIKTKTVKEWQGKLPDLTKIPCIFLIYK encoded by the coding sequence ATGGAAGTTGCCTTATACCTTTTGCCCGTAACTTTGGGTGAAACATCTATCGAATCCGTATTACCTGCTTATAACAAAGAAATTACAATTCAAATAAAGCATTTTATTGTAGAAGATATTCGTTCGGCTCGTCGTTTTTTAAAGAAAGTGGATAGAGAAATAGATATTGATTCTCTTACTTTTTATCCTTTGAATAAACATACTTCTCCTGAAGAAATATCTGGCTATCTTAAACCTCTGATTGCCGGTTTACCAATGGGAGTGATATCTGAGGCTGGATGTCCGGCTGTGGCCGATCCGGGTGCAGATGTAGTGGCTATGGCACAGCGTAAAAGCTTAAAAGTAATACCTCTGGTAGGACCATCTTCTATAATCCTTTCGGTTATGGCTTCCGGTTTTAATGGACAAAGTTTTGCTTTTCATGGTTATTTACCAATTGACCCTTCCGAGAGAGTAAAAACAATAAAGCATCTGGAACAACGTATATATAATGAGAACCAAACTCAGTTATTTATTGAAACGCCATATCGTAATAACAAGATGGCAGAAGATATATTGCATAACTGCCGTCCTCAGACAAAACTATGCATTGCTGCTAATATAACTTGCGAAGGAGAGTTTATTAAGACTAAGACAGTGAAGGAATGGCAAGGTAAGCTACCTGATCTTACTAAAATACCCTGTATTTTCTTGATATATAAGTAA
- a CDS encoding gliding motility lipoprotein GldB: MRKFIFFFLFCLVFLSCKFTSGNKDGNGMGKKIQISRYDKVLNEYVEFNSFSALQKMNTEYLLATKYLIEDVLRLGQVNDDKINEKLKIFYSDTTLRKLTTDAIAKYDNMRWLEKGFTKGFRKLKKQVPSIKIPHIYSQISALNESVVVGDSILGFSIDKYMGEDYPLYKRYFYDYQRKSMKPERILPDCFNFYLLSEYPLPEKDKGYLIDVMLHRGVIHYIVSQTLDYKTFGEELDYTKEEEAWCEYNKKKIWEYMVQSGHLRSTDPMVIRKYMKPAPNTAFFGDQSPMMVGVWMGMQIVDSYMKNHKETTLKELLEITDYSKMLAEARFNP; the protein is encoded by the coding sequence ATGCGGAAATTCATATTCTTTTTTCTTTTCTGTTTAGTCTTTCTTTCCTGCAAATTTACTTCAGGTAATAAGGACGGGAATGGTATGGGCAAAAAGATACAAATATCCCGTTATGATAAAGTGTTGAATGAGTATGTGGAATTTAATAGTTTCTCTGCTCTTCAAAAAATGAATACGGAATATCTTTTGGCAACCAAGTATCTTATAGAAGATGTTTTGCGTTTGGGACAAGTTAATGATGATAAGATTAACGAGAAGCTTAAAATTTTCTATTCCGACACCACTTTGCGTAAACTAACTACAGATGCCATAGCCAAATATGACAACATGCGATGGCTTGAAAAGGGATTTACCAAAGGATTCCGAAAATTAAAGAAACAAGTTCCTTCAATTAAAATTCCCCATATTTATTCTCAGATATCTGCATTAAACGAATCTGTTGTTGTAGGTGATAGCATTTTAGGCTTTAGTATTGATAAATATATGGGAGAGGATTATCCGCTGTACAAACGTTATTTCTATGATTATCAACGGAAAAGTATGAAGCCGGAGCGAATCCTTCCTGACTGTTTTAACTTCTATCTGTTAAGTGAATACCCTTTGCCGGAGAAAGATAAAGGCTATTTGATAGATGTGATGCTTCACAGAGGAGTAATACATTATATTGTTTCTCAGACCCTGGATTATAAAACTTTTGGAGAAGAGCTTGACTATACTAAAGAAGAAGAAGCGTGGTGTGAGTATAACAAAAAGAAAATATGGGAATATATGGTGCAGAGCGGACATCTTAGAAGTACAGACCCGATGGTCATCCGCAAATACATGAAGCCAGCCCCTAATACCGCATTTTTTGGTGATCAGTCTCCAATGATGGTTGGCGTGTGGATGGGAATGCAAATAGTAGATTCCTATATGAAGAATCACAAAGAAACTACTTTGAAAGAATTATTGGAGATTACTGATTATTCCAAGATGCTTGCTGAAGCAAGATTTAACCCTTAA
- a CDS encoding SDR family oxidoreductase, with protein sequence MSYNLLKGKRGIIFGALNDQSIAWKVAERAAEEGAIITLSNTPVAVRMGEVSALAEKLNCEVIAADATSVEDLEVVFQRSMEILGGKIDFVLHSIGMSPNVRKKHTYDDLDYDLLGKTIDISAISFHKMLQVAKKMDAIEEYGSVVALSYIAAQRTLFGYNDMADAKAMLESIARSFGYIYGREHNVRVNTISQSPTMTTAGAGIKGMDRLMDFSNRMSPLGNANADECADYCITMFSDLTRKVTMQTLFHDGGFSSMGMSLRAMNQYEKSFEDYCDENGNIIYG encoded by the coding sequence ATGAGTTACAATTTATTGAAAGGTAAAAGAGGCATCATTTTTGGTGCACTTAATGACCAATCTATTGCATGGAAAGTAGCAGAGCGTGCTGCTGAAGAAGGAGCAATTATCACATTATCAAATACACCCGTTGCTGTACGTATGGGTGAGGTCTCAGCGTTGGCTGAGAAGCTTAATTGCGAGGTAATTGCTGCAGATGCTACAAGTGTAGAAGATCTGGAAGTTGTATTTCAACGTTCGATGGAAATTTTAGGTGGAAAAATAGATTTTGTTCTGCATTCAATTGGTATGTCTCCAAATGTACGTAAGAAACATACGTATGATGATTTGGATTATGATTTGCTAGGCAAAACCATTGATATTTCTGCTATTTCATTCCACAAGATGCTGCAGGTAGCTAAAAAGATGGATGCTATTGAAGAATATGGTTCTGTTGTTGCTTTAAGTTATATTGCTGCTCAACGCACTTTATTTGGATACAATGACATGGCTGATGCAAAAGCTATGCTGGAATCTATTGCTCGTAGCTTTGGATATATTTATGGTAGAGAACACAACGTGCGCGTTAACACTATCTCTCAGTCTCCAACAATGACTACTGCCGGAGCTGGAATTAAGGGAATGGACAGACTGATGGATTTCTCTAATCGTATGTCTCCTCTAGGCAATGCTAATGCGGATGAATGTGCTGATTATTGCATCACAATGTTCTCTGATTTGACTCGTAAGGTTACTATGCAGACTTTGTTCCACGACGGAGGATTCTCTAGCATGGGTATGAGTCTTCGTGCAATGAATCAATACGAAAAGAGTTTTGAAGATTATTGCGACGAAAACGGTAATATCATTTACGGATAA
- a CDS encoding glycoside hydrolase family 28 protein, which yields MNKLIKKYILLSLASALPLLYSSNMQAASKDNNIDPAIYNGIPFKMAPVVQPSFPNYIVNIVDFGAKGDGVAVNTKAINDAIKKVNANGGGTVVIPSGLWLTGPIELLSNVNLYTEQNALVLFTNDYNAYPVLKTSFEGMETRRCQSPISARNASNIAITGNGAFDGSGDAWRPVKKDKLTESQWKELIKSGGVLSADKKIWYPTAKSIKGALACENFNNPTGINTDAEWESIRDWLRPVMVSIVKCKKVLLQGVTFKNSPSWCLHPLSCEDITINNVNVSNPWYSQNGDALDMESCKNALIINSTFDAGDDAICLKSGKDEDGRRRGEPCENVIVKNNVVLHGHGGFVVGSEMSGGVKNIFVSNCSFIGTDVGLRFKSTRGRGGVVENIYIEHINMINIPNEPLLFDLFYGGKAPDELTEEDKNANQSEVVPPVSEKTPAFKDIHISDIYCKKAGRAMFFNGLPEMRIQNVTVKDVVITDAKEGAVISQANGVIMDNIKITSPSGNSLSIKNASNIKIDGILFKEVNEKGKTVIFK from the coding sequence ATGAACAAATTAATAAAAAAGTACATTCTACTTTCTTTGGCAAGTGCACTTCCTCTACTATACAGTTCCAATATGCAGGCTGCATCTAAAGACAACAATATCGATCCTGCTATATACAATGGGATACCTTTTAAAATGGCTCCGGTAGTGCAACCTTCGTTCCCTAATTATATTGTTAACATCGTTGATTTCGGAGCTAAAGGTGACGGAGTAGCTGTCAATACCAAAGCTATAAACGATGCTATTAAAAAGGTTAATGCCAATGGGGGAGGAACTGTTGTAATTCCTTCGGGTTTATGGCTAACAGGTCCTATTGAGTTGCTTAGTAACGTTAATCTATACACTGAACAAAATGCCTTAGTTTTATTTACTAATGACTATAATGCATATCCCGTATTAAAGACTTCTTTTGAGGGAATGGAAACCCGTCGTTGCCAGTCTCCTATTTCAGCACGCAATGCAAGTAATATTGCAATTACCGGAAATGGAGCTTTTGATGGTTCTGGCGATGCATGGCGCCCTGTAAAAAAGGATAAGTTAACAGAAAGTCAATGGAAGGAACTTATTAAATCGGGGGGCGTTTTAAGTGCAGATAAAAAAATATGGTATCCTACAGCTAAATCTATTAAAGGGGCTTTAGCTTGTGAGAACTTCAACAATCCAACAGGAATAAATACTGATGCCGAATGGGAAAGTATAAGAGACTGGCTTCGTCCGGTAATGGTAAGTATTGTTAAGTGTAAAAAGGTTCTTTTACAAGGTGTAACCTTTAAAAACTCGCCAAGTTGGTGTCTTCACCCACTTTCATGCGAGGACATAACAATAAATAATGTAAATGTTTCAAACCCATGGTATTCACAAAACGGTGATGCTCTGGATATGGAATCATGCAAAAATGCATTAATCATTAATAGTACCTTTGATGCGGGAGATGATGCTATTTGCCTCAAATCGGGTAAGGATGAAGACGGACGCAGAAGAGGTGAACCTTGTGAGAATGTCATCGTAAAGAACAACGTTGTTCTTCATGGTCACGGAGGATTTGTAGTGGGCAGTGAAATGTCTGGCGGTGTAAAAAATATATTTGTATCGAACTGTTCATTCATTGGTACCGATGTAGGATTGCGTTTTAAGAGTACCCGCGGACGTGGTGGCGTTGTTGAAAATATCTACATTGAGCATATCAACATGATTAATATTCCTAATGAACCTCTTCTATTCGATTTATTCTATGGCGGAAAAGCTCCCGACGAATTAACCGAAGAAGATAAGAATGCAAATCAATCAGAAGTTGTTCCTCCTGTATCAGAAAAAACTCCAGCGTTTAAGGATATTCATATTTCAGACATTTATTGCAAAAAAGCAGGACGAGCTATGTTCTTTAATGGCTTACCTGAAATGAGAATTCAAAATGTGACAGTTAAAGATGTGGTTATTACCGATGCTAAAGAAGGTGCAGTAATAAGTCAGGCAAACGGAGTAATAATGGATAACATTAAAATTACTTCTCCTTCAGGAAATAGCTTGTCTATAAAAAACGCAAGCAATATTAAGATTGATGGAATTCTTTTTAAAGAAGTGAACGAAAAGGGCAAAACAGTAATTTTTAAATGA
- a CDS encoding DUF4861 domain-containing protein, with translation MKKSIRIALAMYCCLPLCSFAQKAEKSISIQVSNEWNKAKENEPVVLKITDLKAGFTVKSAVVWDGKTEVPSQLDDLNGDRKADELAFVTDVPAKGNKTFKIVLSSEKSTKTYPSKVYADMLISDKKGQHVPISSVSVPGGILYNQLHHHGPAFESELVAYRIYFDKKQTVDLYGKFHKGFELKESQFYPTDAQLAKGFGDDVLRVNASCGLGTLKGWDGKKATHIDPVSNRTESILAYGPVRTVVDVIANDWKYQGSELNMTTRYILYAGHRDAEVKIIFDEVLKNKVFCTGVQDIKDSKSFSDHKGLVACWGTDWPVNDTIKYAKETVGLATCIPLKYVKAEAKDKDNYLYTVAADGRKSFEYNIVFTSMKETFGYKTPEAWFAYVQEWKKELEHPCKVTIK, from the coding sequence ATGAAAAAGAGTATAAGAATTGCCTTGGCAATGTATTGTTGTCTTCCTTTATGTTCTTTCGCACAAAAAGCTGAAAAGAGCATCTCAATTCAAGTTAGTAACGAATGGAATAAAGCTAAAGAAAATGAGCCTGTTGTTTTAAAGATTACAGACTTAAAGGCTGGATTCACTGTAAAATCGGCTGTTGTTTGGGATGGTAAGACTGAAGTTCCTTCTCAGCTTGACGATTTAAACGGAGATCGTAAAGCGGATGAACTTGCTTTTGTAACAGATGTACCGGCTAAAGGGAATAAGACTTTTAAAATTGTCCTTTCTTCTGAGAAATCAACAAAGACATATCCGTCAAAAGTGTATGCCGATATGCTGATAAGTGATAAGAAAGGTCAGCATGTTCCTATTTCTTCAGTTTCTGTTCCTGGTGGAATACTTTATAATCAGCTTCACCACCACGGTCCGGCTTTTGAGTCTGAATTAGTAGCATACCGTATTTACTTTGATAAGAAACAGACTGTAGACTTATACGGTAAGTTTCATAAAGGATTTGAATTGAAGGAATCTCAGTTCTACCCTACCGATGCACAACTGGCAAAAGGATTTGGTGATGATGTGCTTCGCGTAAACGCCAGCTGCGGATTGGGAACATTGAAAGGATGGGACGGCAAAAAAGCTACTCATATTGATCCGGTGAGCAACCGTACGGAAAGTATTCTGGCATACGGTCCTGTTCGCACAGTGGTTGATGTAATTGCCAATGACTGGAAATATCAGGGTTCTGAACTAAACATGACTACCCGCTATATTTTATACGCAGGTCACAGAGATGCTGAAGTGAAAATCATCTTCGATGAAGTTCTGAAAAACAAAGTATTCTGCACCGGAGTTCAGGATATTAAGGATTCAAAATCGTTCTCTGATCACAAAGGACTTGTTGCTTGCTGGGGAACTGACTGGCCGGTAAACGATACTATTAAATATGCAAAAGAGACAGTAGGACTTGCTACCTGCATTCCTCTGAAGTATGTAAAGGCAGAGGCGAAAGATAAAGATAACTATCTTTATACCGTAGCAGCCGATGGCAGAAAATCTTTCGAATACAATATTGTATTTACATCAATGAAAGAAACATTCGGTTATAAAACTCCGGAAGCATGGTTTGCCTATGTTCAGGAATGGAAAAAAGAGCTGGAACATCCTTGTAAGGTAACAATTAAGTAA
- a CDS encoding glycoside hydrolase 43 family protein → MKKFTQTLGLCLLMTLPAMAQNYVSKVWVADKGDGTYRNPIIYADYSDPDACRVGDDYYMTASSFNCIPGLQILHSKDLVNWTIVNAAIPYALEPVEAIERPEHGNRVWAPSIRYHNNEFYIFWGDPDQGVFMTKAKDPKGRWSKPVLVKAGKGIIDTTPLWDEDGNVYLVHALAGSRAGLKSVIAVCELNAEATQAITESRIVFDGHDHHETCEGPKFYKRNGYYYIFTPAGGVSTGWQLVLRSKNPFGPYEEKVVMAQGKSSINGPHQGAWVDTNTGEDWFLNFQDVGAYGRLLHLQPMKWVKDWPVIGIDKDGDGCGEPVLSYKKPNVGKTYPICTPQESDEFNTLTLSPQWQWHANYNPKWIFLAPDKGYARLYSYPVVKDYKNLWDVANLLLQKTPSNEFSAVMKLRFAPSPKYYGERTGLLVMGLNYALLSLENTKEGLILSQNECKNADKGSAEVVNESVTLKDKTVYFKVTFNKAAQCEFSYSTDSKNFKKLGKSFQAREGKWIGAKVGTFCTRPAIQTNDGGWAEVDWFRIEK, encoded by the coding sequence ATGAAAAAGTTTACACAGACTTTAGGCCTATGCCTATTAATGACCCTGCCCGCCATGGCGCAGAACTATGTCTCAAAAGTATGGGTAGCCGACAAAGGAGATGGTACGTACCGCAATCCTATTATTTATGCTGATTATTCTGATCCTGATGCTTGCCGTGTAGGTGATGATTATTACATGACGGCTTCCAGTTTTAATTGCATCCCTGGATTGCAGATTCTACATTCTAAAGATTTGGTAAACTGGACCATTGTTAATGCAGCTATACCTTATGCGCTTGAACCGGTGGAAGCTATTGAAAGACCTGAGCATGGTAACAGAGTTTGGGCGCCAAGCATCCGCTATCATAATAATGAATTCTATATTTTCTGGGGTGATCCTGATCAGGGAGTGTTTATGACTAAAGCAAAAGATCCTAAAGGTCGCTGGAGTAAACCTGTTCTTGTGAAAGCCGGAAAGGGAATTATTGATACTACTCCTTTGTGGGATGAAGATGGCAACGTTTATCTGGTTCATGCTCTTGCCGGAAGCCGTGCCGGACTGAAAAGTGTAATTGCAGTGTGCGAACTGAATGCTGAAGCAACTCAGGCCATTACTGAATCAAGAATTGTTTTTGACGGACATGATCATCACGAAACATGTGAAGGTCCGAAGTTCTATAAAAGGAATGGTTATTACTATATTTTCACTCCTGCAGGCGGTGTATCTACCGGATGGCAGTTAGTGCTCCGCTCAAAGAATCCATTTGGTCCGTACGAAGAAAAGGTTGTAATGGCTCAGGGAAAGAGTTCCATCAACGGTCCTCACCAGGGAGCTTGGGTGGATACAAATACAGGGGAAGACTGGTTCCTCAATTTTCAGGATGTAGGTGCCTATGGTCGTCTTCTTCACCTGCAACCAATGAAATGGGTAAAAGATTGGCCGGTAATTGGTATAGATAAAGATGGCGATGGTTGCGGAGAGCCTGTACTTTCATATAAGAAACCTAATGTGGGCAAGACTTATCCTATCTGCACTCCTCAGGAAAGCGATGAATTTAATACCCTGACCTTGTCACCACAATGGCAATGGCATGCAAACTATAATCCGAAATGGATTTTCCTTGCACCGGATAAAGGCTATGCACGCCTATACTCCTACCCTGTTGTTAAGGATTATAAGAATTTGTGGGACGTGGCCAACCTGCTATTACAGAAAACTCCTTCAAATGAATTTAGTGCAGTGATGAAACTGCGGTTTGCTCCTAGTCCAAAATACTACGGAGAACGTACAGGATTGCTGGTTATGGGACTCAACTATGCTCTTCTTTCACTGGAGAACACGAAAGAGGGATTAATCCTTTCTCAGAATGAATGTAAAAATGCAGATAAAGGATCGGCAGAAGTGGTTAATGAATCTGTTACATTAAAAGATAAAACAGTTTATTTTAAAGTAACGTTCAATAAAGCCGCTCAATGCGAGTTCAGTTACAGCACAGATAGCAAGAACTTCAAGAAGCTGGGTAAAAGTTTCCAGGCGCGTGAAGGAAAATGGATTGGCGCAAAAGTTGGAACTTTCTGCACTCGTCCTGCTATCCAAACCAATGATGGCGGATGGGCTGAGGTAGATTGGTTTCGTATTGAAAAATAA
- a CDS encoding HAD family hydrolase, with the protein MKKLVIFDLDGTLLNTIADLAQSTNYALKKVGFPEHEESEYKFFVGNGINKLFERALPEGEKSEENIAKVRKHFLIHYGEHNMDRSRPYPGIPELLSKLQEKGIMLAVASNKYQSGTEKLIEHYFGNIPFVAVFGLREGVKAKPDPTVVEDILAIAKVDKSDVLYVGDSGIDMLTAKNAGITAAGVTWGFRPFAELKQFEPEHIVNEAEEIFNLL; encoded by the coding sequence ATGAAGAAATTAGTAATATTCGATTTAGACGGAACCCTGCTTAATACCATTGCCGATTTGGCACAAAGTACCAATTATGCACTGAAAAAGGTTGGTTTTCCCGAGCATGAAGAGAGTGAATATAAGTTTTTTGTAGGAAACGGAATTAACAAGCTTTTTGAACGCGCACTTCCGGAAGGTGAAAAGAGTGAGGAAAACATTGCAAAGGTTCGCAAACATTTCCTTATTCATTACGGAGAGCACAACATGGATCGAAGCAGACCTTATCCGGGTATACCTGAACTGTTGTCTAAACTTCAGGAGAAAGGGATAATGCTTGCCGTTGCATCTAATAAATATCAGTCAGGAACAGAAAAACTTATTGAACACTATTTTGGCAATATTCCTTTTGTAGCTGTATTCGGATTGCGCGAAGGTGTAAAAGCAAAGCCAGATCCTACGGTTGTAGAGGATATTCTTGCTATAGCTAAGGTTGATAAAAGTGATGTTCTTTACGTGGGAGACTCAGGCATTGACATGCTGACAGCTAAGAATGCAGGAATAACTGCTGCCGGAGTAACCTGGGGATTTCGTCCATTCGCAGAATTGAAACAATTTGAACCGGAACACATTGTAAATGAAGCCGAAGAGATTTTTAATCTTTTATAG
- a CDS encoding alpha/beta hydrolase: MKTKLLFLIIWGVTSSVFAQDFIPIWKGSRMPNSKGIEVKDSISNERIYKVGTPGIYVFEPSKAENKGAAVLIIPGGGYARLAYQISGFQLAKWYNTFGVTAFVLSHRMPQSPDVEESYKAPLQDAQRAMRYIRANAGQWGININKVGVMGCSAGGHLSACLSTFTEDWSKTGDKLDAFSFTPNFTILISPVISMGEFAHKGSVLNLLGKDASQKLKDQFSCDKRVTENTPPAFIVHSTDDKTVPSLNSIFYYTALKEHNVKMSTLHIFPEGGHNIALRNNPGTTNKWTLLAEEWLGDIGMLSAK, from the coding sequence ATGAAAACAAAACTATTATTTCTGATAATCTGGGGAGTTACATCCTCAGTGTTTGCACAAGATTTTATTCCTATCTGGAAAGGTAGTAGAATGCCAAACAGTAAAGGGATTGAAGTTAAGGACAGCATCTCCAATGAACGGATTTATAAGGTGGGCACACCTGGAATATACGTTTTTGAGCCGTCAAAAGCGGAGAATAAAGGAGCTGCTGTTCTAATTATTCCCGGCGGAGGATACGCCCGACTAGCTTATCAGATAAGTGGATTCCAGTTAGCAAAATGGTATAATACATTTGGAGTAACGGCATTTGTACTAAGCCACCGCATGCCACAATCTCCTGATGTAGAAGAATCTTACAAGGCTCCGCTTCAGGATGCACAAAGGGCCATGAGATATATACGAGCTAACGCCGGTCAATGGGGAATCAACATAAACAAAGTTGGCGTAATGGGCTGTTCAGCAGGTGGACATCTGTCTGCTTGTCTGTCAACCTTTACGGAAGATTGGAGCAAAACAGGTGATAAACTAGATGCATTCTCTTTTACCCCGAACTTCACAATCCTAATCTCTCCGGTTATTTCAATGGGAGAATTTGCTCACAAAGGAAGTGTGTTGAACCTTCTGGGAAAAGATGCATCACAGAAACTGAAGGATCAGTTCTCATGCGATAAAAGAGTTACTGAGAACACGCCACCAGCATTCATTGTTCATTCAACAGATGATAAAACAGTTCCTTCTCTGAACAGTATATTCTATTATACTGCATTAAAAGAACACAATGTAAAGATGAGTACTCTGCATATTTTTCCAGAAGGAGGGCATAACATTGCTTTAAGAAACAATCCGGGAACAACAAACAAATGGACTTTACTGGCTGAAGAATGGCTGGGAGATATTGGAATGCTGTCTGCAAAATAA
- a CDS encoding pectate lyase → MTHLKNISFKVALCTLVATFFSPSCIKAQSQKTDGQVLKTMKNATHFMMETASYKGGFVWNYLPDMSRSWGEMEAKRTMVWIQPPGTPTVGHLLLDAYHATNDEYYYESAKKIANALIWGQLPCGGWNYAFDFAGENSLKQWYATVGKSGWRLEEFQHYYGNATFDDSGTMQAAKFLLRMYVEKYDPVYRNPLEKVIHFVLESQYPGGGWPQRFPLMYDHPFQRKKDYSSFITLNDGVTSENIDFLIQCYQAIGLQNVKEPIMRAMNLLIVLQQGAPYAGWTDQYTVEDLKPAHARSYEPRSINTGTTVRSIHLLMDYYKLTGETKFLAGIPAAIDFLESLVLPDSEVMKYGISSRVRKGSMLPRFIDPDTGRPLYVHRKGSNVVNGHYYTDQDISNTIGHYSSVAFIDFDELRKAYNDIKNIPLSEVTESSPLVSTEKVPLPKYYSKVRSEEKGSETEVLKLIKTISKEGYWLTPLTSISNPYKECPPMAPSQETKYASTLVGDEYDTSCYTSETPVMGISTAVYIANMMKFIGFLDSKNQK, encoded by the coding sequence ATGACACACTTGAAAAACATCTCTTTTAAAGTTGCCCTTTGTACATTAGTTGCAACCTTCTTTTCTCCTTCTTGTATTAAAGCTCAGTCACAGAAAACAGATGGACAAGTTCTTAAAACAATGAAGAATGCTACACATTTTATGATGGAAACAGCCAGCTATAAAGGTGGTTTCGTTTGGAATTATCTTCCCGATATGTCTCGTAGTTGGGGAGAAATGGAAGCTAAACGGACAATGGTGTGGATTCAGCCTCCTGGAACTCCTACAGTAGGTCATTTGTTATTGGACGCCTATCATGCTACTAACGATGAATATTATTATGAATCGGCAAAGAAGATAGCCAATGCTTTAATATGGGGGCAGCTCCCCTGTGGAGGATGGAATTACGCTTTCGATTTTGCAGGTGAGAACTCATTAAAGCAATGGTATGCTACCGTTGGTAAAAGCGGATGGAGATTGGAAGAATTTCAGCATTATTATGGAAATGCTACGTTTGATGATTCTGGTACTATGCAGGCAGCTAAATTCTTGTTGCGTATGTATGTGGAAAAATACGATCCTGTATACCGAAATCCTTTGGAGAAAGTTATTCATTTTGTATTAGAGAGCCAGTATCCTGGAGGAGGATGGCCACAGCGTTTCCCATTGATGTATGATCATCCTTTTCAGAGGAAAAAAGATTATTCATCTTTTATCACTTTAAACGATGGGGTAACCTCTGAGAATATTGATTTTCTCATTCAATGTTATCAAGCTATTGGACTTCAGAATGTAAAGGAACCCATTATGAGAGCAATGAATTTGCTTATTGTTCTTCAACAAGGAGCTCCTTATGCCGGATGGACAGACCAGTATACGGTAGAAGATCTGAAACCTGCTCATGCCCGCTCGTATGAGCCACGGAGCATTAATACAGGTACTACGGTGAGATCCATCCATCTGTTAATGGATTATTATAAGCTGACGGGAGAAACAAAGTTTCTTGCCGGTATTCCTGCCGCAATTGATTTTCTGGAATCTTTAGTCTTGCCCGATTCTGAAGTGATGAAGTATGGAATATCTTCCCGAGTGCGGAAAGGAAGTATGCTTCCTCGTTTTATTGACCCAGATACAGGCAGGCCATTGTATGTGCACCGTAAAGGTAGCAATGTTGTTAATGGACATTATTATACAGACCAGGATATAAGTAATACAATAGGCCATTATTCTTCTGTAGCTTTTATAGATTTTGACGAATTACGTAAAGCTTATAATGATATTAAGAACATCCCTCTTTCTGAGGTTACTGAAAGTTCTCCGCTTGTGAGTACCGAAAAAGTTCCATTGCCAAAATATTACTCGAAGGTTCGTTCTGAGGAGAAAGGCTCGGAGACAGAGGTGCTGAAGTTAATAAAGACAATATCCAAAGAAGGTTATTGGCTGACACCTCTCACCTCTATTTCTAATCCATACAAGGAATGCCCGCCTATGGCACCAAGTCAGGAAACTAAATATGCAAGTACTTTGGTTGGAGATGAATATGATACTTCTTGCTATACAAGTGAAACACCGGTGATGGGAATCTCTACTGCGGTTTACATTGCTAATATGATGAAGTTTATCGGTTTTTTGGATTCAAAGAACCAGAAATAG
- a CDS encoding cupin domain-containing protein: protein MKTSSKKFIIEKEKEWEPAGEGVVRQIMGYDGQLMLVKVKFIKGAQGTPHTHYHTQTTYVASGKFEFTVDGEKRIVETGDGIYIAPDAEHGCTCLEAGILIDCFSPMRADFLDKK from the coding sequence ATGAAAACAAGTAGCAAAAAATTTATCATTGAAAAAGAAAAAGAATGGGAACCAGCAGGTGAAGGAGTTGTCCGCCAAATTATGGGTTATGACGGGCAGCTGATGCTAGTAAAAGTGAAATTCATAAAAGGAGCTCAAGGCACACCTCATACACATTACCATACCCAAACTACCTACGTGGCAAGTGGCAAATTTGAATTTACTGTTGACGGAGAAAAACGCATTGTAGAAACAGGTGATGGCATTTATATTGCTCCTGATGCAGAACACGGCTGCACCTGTCTCGAAGCTGGAATACTTATTGATTGTTTCAGTCCAATGAGAGCCGACTTTCTCGATAAGAAATAA